Proteins co-encoded in one Christiangramia fulva genomic window:
- the rpoN gene encoding RNA polymerase factor sigma-54: MLKQQLNLKLSQKLSPQQIQLMKLIQLPTQAFEQRIKQELEENPALEDGREERTEEYEEYEADNNEEDYDSESIETDIDVDEYLSDDEIPSYRLQANNYSPDDDEKSVPYAAGTSFNQHLKSQLNTFRFNDTEHEIAEFLVGSVDESGYIRRTVQDIVDDLAFTQNVYTDEETVEKVLKKVQQLDPAGVGARDLRECLIIQLHRKEPTKQVDLALDLIERSFDHFSKKHYNKLLSRHDITEDELRDAIEVIEHLNPKPGGAFSGNMRMVEHVIPDFTIKIEDGELQLSLNGRNAPEMHISRDYSNMLKGYKEAKEKTKAQKDAVMFIKQKLDAAKWFIEAIKQRQQTLMLTMSSIMNYQKEYFLSGDERNLRPMILKDIADEIEMDVSTVSRVANSKYVDTPYGTKLIKEFFSESMKNDQGEDVSTREIKKILEMSIEEENKRKPLTDEKLAKVLKDKGYPIARRTVAKYREQLDIPVARLRKEI, translated from the coding sequence ATGCTTAAACAACAATTAAATCTAAAACTCTCTCAGAAACTGTCCCCGCAGCAGATTCAGCTCATGAAGTTGATCCAGCTGCCTACGCAGGCTTTTGAACAGCGCATAAAACAGGAGCTGGAAGAAAATCCGGCGCTTGAAGATGGCCGTGAAGAAAGAACTGAGGAGTATGAAGAATATGAAGCTGATAACAATGAGGAAGATTATGACAGCGAAAGCATAGAAACCGATATCGATGTGGATGAATATCTAAGCGATGATGAAATCCCCAGTTACCGGTTACAGGCAAACAATTATAGTCCCGACGATGATGAAAAGAGTGTGCCTTATGCCGCGGGAACTTCCTTTAATCAGCATTTAAAAAGTCAGTTAAATACGTTCAGGTTTAACGATACTGAACATGAGATCGCCGAATTCCTGGTGGGAAGCGTGGACGAAAGCGGGTACATAAGAAGAACCGTTCAGGATATTGTGGATGACCTCGCCTTTACCCAAAATGTTTACACCGATGAAGAAACAGTGGAAAAGGTGCTTAAAAAAGTACAACAATTAGATCCTGCCGGAGTTGGAGCGCGGGATTTAAGAGAATGTTTGATTATTCAGCTTCATCGCAAAGAGCCAACAAAACAGGTTGACCTGGCTTTAGACCTTATAGAACGGTCTTTCGATCATTTTAGTAAAAAGCATTACAACAAACTGCTTTCCAGGCATGATATCACTGAAGATGAGCTTAGGGATGCCATAGAGGTTATCGAGCATCTAAATCCGAAACCAGGAGGAGCTTTTTCAGGGAACATGCGAATGGTAGAGCATGTGATCCCCGATTTTACGATCAAGATCGAAGATGGCGAATTACAGCTTAGCCTCAATGGAAGAAACGCTCCCGAAATGCATATTTCCAGAGATTACAGCAATATGCTTAAGGGGTATAAAGAAGCAAAAGAAAAGACCAAGGCGCAGAAAGATGCCGTGATGTTCATTAAGCAAAAACTGGATGCGGCCAAATGGTTTATTGAAGCCATTAAGCAAAGACAACAAACCCTTATGCTGACGATGAGTTCTATAATGAATTACCAAAAAGAATATTTTCTTAGCGGTGACGAGCGAAATTTGAGGCCAATGATCCTGAAAGATATCGCCGATGAGATCGAAATGGACGTTTCTACGGTTTCCAGGGTTGCAAACAGCAAATATGTAGATACCCCTTATGGAACTAAACTGATCAAGGAGTTTTTCTCTGAATCTATGAAAAATGACCAGGGAGAAGATGTTTCTACGCGGGAGATCAAAAAGATCCTGGAAATGTCTATTGAAGAAGAAAATAAAAGGAAACCCCTTACCGATGAGAAGCTGGCTAAAGTACTGAAGGATAAAGGATACCCAATCGCCCGGAGAACGGTAGCAAAATACAGGGAACAATTAGATATTCCTGTAGCCAGGTTACGTAAAGAAATTTAA
- a CDS encoding ExbD/TolR family protein, with protein sequence MAKFTKKKSGDLPAISTASLPDIVFMLLFFFMVATVMRKNTLMVQNKLPYADQVEKLDKKDLVMYIYAGKPSKRYQAKFGTEARIQLNDKFASVEEIQPFIYSERESKREELIPYLVTALKVDSDTNMGLVSDIKQELRKAEALKINYTTIEGDAMQNLK encoded by the coding sequence ATGGCAAAGTTTACAAAGAAAAAATCTGGAGATCTGCCTGCTATCAGTACGGCATCTTTACCTGATATTGTATTCATGCTTCTGTTTTTCTTTATGGTGGCTACTGTAATGCGTAAGAACACGCTTATGGTACAGAACAAGCTTCCATACGCCGATCAGGTTGAGAAACTTGATAAGAAAGACCTGGTAATGTATATATATGCAGGTAAGCCGAGCAAGCGGTATCAGGCTAAATTTGGTACGGAGGCCCGTATCCAGCTCAATGATAAATTTGCAAGTGTTGAAGAAATTCAGCCGTTTATCTATTCAGAACGTGAATCCAAAAGGGAAGAGCTTATTCCTTATCTGGTAACAGCTCTTAAGGTAGATTCAGATACGAATATGGGACTTGTTTCCGATATCAAACAAGAATTAAGAAAAGCAGAGGCTCTTAAGATCAACTATACCACGATCGAGGGAGATGCGATGCAAAATCTTAAATAA
- a CDS encoding porin family protein — protein sequence MKNIVFLFISFLSFALYAQGDERSLTKIPDTVPSTLDSLYREDQFYIGFSFNLITDKPSTISQESFSGGLHGGFIRDFPLNKRRNIALGIGAGLSINTYGQDLFIGKDSNGSTIFESLADNSKYQTNRFTTQLVEVPIEFRWRTSTPMTYKFWRIYSGFRLGYMYHFRSNFKTDTQQVITNDLPELNRFRLGTTFTFGYNTFNFQFYYALNPFFKDAEVDGEKFGISTLKIGLTFYIL from the coding sequence ATGAAAAATATCGTATTCCTCTTTATTTCCTTTCTCTCTTTTGCTCTGTATGCCCAGGGAGATGAAAGGTCCCTCACTAAAATTCCCGATACAGTACCGTCTACTTTAGATAGTCTTTACCGGGAAGATCAGTTTTATATTGGGTTTAGTTTTAACCTGATCACCGATAAACCTTCCACGATTTCTCAGGAAAGTTTTTCAGGTGGTCTGCATGGCGGATTTATTCGTGATTTTCCTTTAAATAAAAGAAGAAACATCGCCCTGGGAATTGGTGCGGGCTTGAGTATAAATACCTACGGTCAGGATTTATTCATAGGTAAAGATAGCAACGGGAGTACCATTTTTGAAAGTCTTGCCGATAATTCAAAATATCAAACCAACCGCTTTACCACACAGCTGGTTGAGGTGCCAATTGAATTTAGATGGCGCACTTCTACACCCATGACCTATAAATTCTGGAGAATCTATTCCGGATTTCGCCTGGGATATATGTACCATTTTAGGAGTAATTTTAAAACCGATACTCAGCAGGTCATCACTAATGATCTTCCGGAATTAAATCGTTTCCGCCTGGGAACGACCTTTACTTTTGGTTATAACACCTTTAATTTTCAGTTTTATTACGCGCTGAATCCTTTTTTTAAGGATGCGGAAGTTGATGGTGAAAAATTCGGAATTTCCACGCTTAAAATTGGTCTTACCTTTTATATTCTATAA
- the asnS gene encoding asparagine--tRNA ligase, giving the protein MIQAKIAEILESDQFLQEFHVRGWVRSFRSNRFIALNDGSTLKNLQCVIDFEKTDEDLLKRINVGAAISVKGTLKESLGSQQRVEVEVSDLEILGDANPEEVKKTILSPKKHSMEKLREQAHLRVRTNTFGAVMRVRSKLAFAVHKFFQEKNFHYVNTPIITGSDAEGAGEMFRVTSLDMNKPPRNEDGSINFKEDFFGKETNLTVSGQLEAEAFALGLGQVYTFGPTFRAENSNTSRHLAEFWMIEPEVAFCDLDGNMDLAEEFIKYVLRYVLDNCKDDLEFLAERQENEDKLKPKTERSEMTLLEKLNFVLDNNFKRVSYTEAIEILKNSKPNKKKKFNYIIEEWGADLQSEHERFLVEKHFKSPVILFDYPAKIKAFYMRLNEDGKTVRAMDILFPGIGEIVGGSQREERLDVLKEKMNALNISEEELWWYLDTRRFGTCVHSGFGLGFERLVQFTTGMGNIRDVIPFPRTPQNAEF; this is encoded by the coding sequence TCTAAACGACGGTTCTACTTTAAAAAATCTTCAGTGTGTGATCGATTTTGAAAAAACCGATGAAGATCTTTTAAAAAGGATCAATGTGGGTGCGGCAATTTCGGTAAAAGGTACTTTAAAAGAGAGCCTTGGTAGCCAGCAGCGAGTGGAAGTTGAAGTCAGCGATCTGGAAATCCTCGGGGATGCCAATCCGGAGGAGGTGAAAAAGACCATTCTTTCGCCCAAGAAGCACAGTATGGAAAAGCTTCGGGAGCAGGCGCATTTAAGAGTTCGAACCAATACTTTTGGTGCCGTGATGCGCGTACGAAGCAAACTTGCTTTTGCCGTTCATAAATTTTTCCAGGAAAAGAATTTCCATTACGTCAATACGCCCATTATTACCGGAAGTGATGCCGAAGGTGCCGGTGAAATGTTCCGTGTTACTTCGCTGGATATGAATAAGCCTCCCAGGAACGAAGATGGGAGCATTAATTTTAAGGAAGATTTCTTCGGAAAAGAAACCAATCTTACCGTTTCCGGACAACTGGAAGCCGAAGCTTTCGCGCTTGGCCTGGGGCAGGTTTATACTTTTGGGCCGACCTTCCGGGCTGAAAATTCAAATACCTCTCGTCACCTGGCAGAATTCTGGATGATCGAACCGGAGGTTGCCTTTTGTGACCTTGATGGAAATATGGATCTGGCTGAAGAATTCATTAAATATGTCTTGAGGTATGTGCTTGACAACTGCAAAGATGACCTTGAATTTCTTGCCGAAAGACAGGAGAATGAAGATAAGCTGAAGCCAAAAACCGAGCGCAGCGAAATGACTTTACTTGAAAAATTAAATTTCGTTCTGGACAACAATTTCAAACGGGTAAGTTATACCGAAGCTATCGAGATCCTGAAAAATTCCAAACCAAACAAGAAAAAGAAATTCAATTACATCATCGAAGAATGGGGGGCCGACCTGCAGAGTGAACATGAAAGATTCCTTGTTGAGAAACATTTTAAATCTCCGGTTATTCTTTTTGACTATCCAGCAAAGATCAAGGCCTTTTATATGCGTTTGAACGAAGACGGAAAAACCGTTCGAGCAATGGATATCTTATTCCCCGGAATTGGTGAGATCGTAGGCGGAAGCCAGCGTGAAGAAAGACTGGATGTGCTTAAAGAAAAAATGAATGCTCTCAATATTTCTGAAGAAGAACTCTGGTGGTATCTTGATACGAGAAGATTCGGAACCTGCGTGCACAGCGGTTTCGGACTTGGTTTTGAACGCCTGGTACAGTTTACCACCGGAATGGGAAATATTCGCGATGTGATACCTTTCCCGAGAACGCCTCAAAATGCTGAATTTTAA
- a CDS encoding RluA family pseudouridine synthase has product MKIIETHIVPAISENVRLQEYAASIFETINTRSGVKKAIKKGLILLDRQQAKTSDWIREGQQIDLLKQEIRDKKIFQKKLNVVFEDEFMAVVQKPAGFPSSGNYFKTIENALPFNLKPSEEKDALINPLPVHRLDNPTSGILLCAKTRKALINLQKAFSEQKISKYYYALVHQKFPEEKLIDEPVDGKSAKTMLKSIKIYNIHNNFYSLIEARPLTGRTHQIRRHLSHAGFPIVADTLYGIEEKDVFKNRKLYLFAGKVKFQHPVTKEQKEFDLELPKKFRNLKNISRLH; this is encoded by the coding sequence ATGAAAATAATAGAAACGCATATTGTTCCTGCAATTTCTGAAAATGTCAGGTTGCAGGAATATGCGGCTTCTATTTTTGAAACGATTAATACCAGAAGTGGTGTTAAAAAAGCCATTAAAAAAGGCCTTATCTTACTTGACAGGCAGCAGGCAAAAACCAGTGATTGGATCCGCGAGGGACAGCAAATTGACCTTTTAAAACAGGAAATTCGCGACAAAAAAATCTTTCAGAAAAAACTGAATGTTGTGTTTGAGGATGAATTCATGGCGGTGGTCCAAAAACCTGCAGGATTTCCTTCCAGTGGAAACTATTTTAAAACTATTGAGAATGCCCTTCCATTCAATTTAAAACCTTCCGAAGAAAAAGATGCATTAATAAATCCCCTACCCGTCCACCGCCTGGACAACCCAACTTCGGGTATTCTTCTTTGCGCAAAAACGCGAAAAGCGCTCATTAATCTTCAGAAAGCCTTTTCCGAACAAAAAATTTCAAAATATTATTACGCACTTGTTCATCAAAAATTTCCGGAAGAAAAATTGATCGATGAGCCTGTTGATGGTAAATCAGCGAAAACAATGCTGAAAAGTATCAAAATCTACAATATTCATAATAATTTTTACAGCCTAATCGAAGCCCGGCCATTAACCGGTCGTACTCATCAAATTCGAAGACACCTCTCTCACGCGGGTTTTCCCATTGTTGCCGACACCTTATACGGAATTGAAGAAAAAGACGTTTTTAAGAACAGGAAGCTGTACTTGTTCGCCGGAAAGGTAAAATTTCAGCATCCCGTTACCAAAGAGCAAAAAGAATTTGATCTTGAATTGCCCAAGAAATTCAGGAATTTAAAGAATATCAGCAGGCTGCATTAA
- a CDS encoding ExbD/TolR family protein: MAKRSAPEVNAGSMADIAFLLLIFFLVTTTIETDKGISRKLPEWQPEDIEPPVIKQRNIFTVQVNSNDELLVEDEEMQLEDLRQAAFKFLDNGAGTGDEACSFCQGAKDPSSSVNPQKAVISLQNNRGTSYSMYIAVQNELVAAYNELRDREAKRMYGVTYTKMEKMYNDPNYNGDKDALKEKIDVITNMIPQKLSEAEPKS; this comes from the coding sequence ATGGCAAAAAGATCAGCACCGGAAGTGAATGCAGGTTCTATGGCAGATATCGCTTTCCTGCTTCTTATCTTTTTCCTGGTAACTACCACTATTGAGACCGATAAAGGAATTAGTAGGAAGTTACCGGAATGGCAACCAGAAGATATTGAACCTCCGGTAATCAAACAGAGAAATATCTTTACCGTGCAGGTGAACTCCAACGATGAGTTGCTGGTAGAAGATGAGGAAATGCAATTGGAAGATTTAAGGCAAGCGGCTTTCAAATTTTTAGATAATGGCGCAGGTACCGGTGATGAGGCCTGTAGTTTTTGTCAGGGAGCTAAAGATCCGAGTTCTTCTGTGAATCCACAAAAGGCGGTTATTTCTCTTCAGAATAACCGTGGAACCAGTTATTCCATGTATATAGCTGTGCAAAATGAATTAGTGGCAGCTTATAATGAACTTCGAGATCGCGAGGCTAAGCGTATGTACGGAGTCACTTATACCAAGATGGAAAAGATGTACAACGATCCTAACTATAATGGTGATAAAGACGCTCTGAAGGAGAAGATCGATGTAATTACGAATATGATTCCACAGAAATTATCGGAAGCTGAGCCTAAAAGCTAA